Proteins from one Embleya scabrispora genomic window:
- a CDS encoding TIGR03619 family F420-dependent LLM class oxidoreductase, translating into MAAILPPGTLHVGMQLPIQSQSRLYAEAWEDGAGPDELAALARACDRAGFAYIAVCDHTAIPRSHAGAMGTEWWDTMTTLGWLAGVTERIRLISHVSVLAYRHPMMSAKAFATLDRISKGRAIVGAGAGHVEAEFEMLGVDFKTRGRALNEALELLDLALREEYVTFAGQHWRVDDMGARPRPVQTPRPPIWIGGSAGAALKRVARYGDGWLPQGSPRETYPAQLAELRRYREEFGRADERLDIGAIPEMIYVGEAGWDVGAHTLTGSADKIAESLRWYGEQGANQIQVRFRSRDLAELLDQIARFAAEVAPHLS; encoded by the coding sequence ATGGCCGCGATCCTGCCCCCGGGCACCCTGCACGTCGGCATGCAGTTGCCCATCCAGTCGCAGAGCCGGCTGTACGCGGAAGCCTGGGAGGACGGCGCCGGACCCGACGAACTCGCCGCGCTCGCCCGCGCCTGCGACCGGGCCGGCTTCGCCTACATCGCGGTCTGCGACCACACCGCGATCCCGCGCAGCCACGCCGGCGCGATGGGCACCGAGTGGTGGGACACGATGACCACGCTCGGCTGGCTCGCCGGGGTCACCGAGCGGATCCGGCTGATCAGCCACGTGTCGGTGCTCGCCTACCGGCACCCGATGATGTCCGCCAAGGCGTTCGCCACGCTGGACCGGATCTCGAAGGGCCGGGCCATCGTCGGCGCCGGCGCGGGCCACGTCGAGGCCGAGTTCGAGATGCTCGGCGTCGACTTCAAGACCCGGGGCAGGGCGCTGAACGAGGCACTGGAACTGCTCGACCTGGCGCTGCGCGAGGAGTACGTGACCTTCGCCGGGCAGCACTGGCGGGTGGACGACATGGGCGCCCGGCCGCGTCCGGTGCAGACTCCCCGTCCGCCGATCTGGATCGGCGGCTCGGCGGGCGCCGCGCTCAAGCGGGTGGCCAGGTACGGCGACGGCTGGCTGCCGCAGGGCAGCCCGCGCGAGACCTACCCGGCGCAGCTTGCCGAACTGCGGCGCTACCGGGAGGAGTTCGGCCGTGCGGACGAGCGCCTCGACATCGGCGCGATTCCCGAGATGATCTACGTCGGCGAGGCCGGCTGGGACGTCGGCGCCCACACCCTCACCGGGAGCGCGGACAAGATCGCCGAGTCGCTGCGCTGGTACGGCGAGCAGGGCGCGAACCAGATCCAGGTCCGCTTCCGCAGCCGGGACCTGGCCGAACTGCTGGACCAGATCGCCCGGTTCGCCGCCGAGGTGGCTCCCCACCTGTCCTGA
- the nagA gene encoding N-acetylglucosamine-6-phosphate deacetylase translates to MTVLGNARVVLPSGVVDGASVHVVGERIGFAGPGRPNGSEPVVDVAGGWIVPGFVDMHVHGGGGGSYTSGDPDEALRVAEFHRSHGTTTTVASLVTASPADLLRIVTTLSPLVHDGLLAGLHLEGPYLSAARCGAHDPTQLRAPDRDEVGTLLKAANGAIRMVTLAPELPGGVELVRRLADEGVIAAVGHTDGTHRETHAALAAGASVATHLFNAMRSVHHREPGPVTALLQDSDAVVELINDGVHLHPSVVNLAYASAGPDRVAFITDAMGAAGMPDGVYPLGVMTVDVVDGVARLAGGDSIAGSTLTLDGALRNGVAGGLPIADVVRSLSATPARALGLADRIGTLEPGKQADLVVLDDALRVRAVMVAGAWVDERRP, encoded by the coding sequence GTGACGGTGCTCGGCAATGCGCGCGTGGTGCTGCCCTCCGGGGTGGTCGACGGCGCCTCGGTGCACGTGGTGGGTGAACGGATCGGCTTCGCCGGCCCCGGTCGGCCGAACGGCTCGGAGCCGGTGGTCGATGTCGCGGGCGGCTGGATCGTCCCCGGTTTCGTGGACATGCACGTGCACGGCGGCGGAGGTGGTTCGTACACCTCCGGCGATCCCGACGAGGCGCTGCGGGTGGCCGAATTCCATCGCTCGCACGGGACCACGACCACGGTCGCCAGCCTGGTCACCGCGTCCCCGGCGGACCTGCTGCGGATCGTGACCACACTCTCCCCGCTCGTGCACGACGGCCTGCTGGCGGGGCTGCACCTGGAGGGGCCCTATCTGAGCGCGGCCCGCTGCGGCGCGCACGACCCGACCCAGCTGCGCGCGCCGGACCGGGACGAGGTCGGCACGCTGCTCAAGGCGGCGAACGGCGCGATCCGCATGGTCACCCTGGCCCCGGAGCTGCCGGGCGGGGTCGAACTGGTGCGCCGGCTCGCCGACGAGGGCGTGATCGCCGCGGTCGGGCACACCGACGGCACGCACCGGGAGACCCACGCGGCGCTGGCCGCGGGCGCGAGCGTGGCCACCCACCTGTTCAACGCGATGCGCAGCGTGCACCACCGCGAGCCGGGGCCGGTCACCGCGCTGCTCCAGGACAGCGACGCGGTGGTGGAGTTGATCAACGACGGCGTGCACCTGCACCCGAGCGTGGTCAACCTGGCGTACGCGAGCGCGGGCCCGGACCGGGTCGCCTTCATCACCGACGCGATGGGCGCGGCGGGCATGCCGGACGGCGTCTACCCGCTGGGCGTGATGACCGTGGACGTGGTGGACGGGGTGGCCCGGCTGGCCGGCGGCGACTCGATCGCGGGCAGCACGCTGACCCTGGACGGGGCGCTGCGCAACGGCGTCGCGGGCGGCCTGCCGATCGCCGACGTGGTGCGCTCGCTCTCGGCCACGCCCGCGCGGGCGCTCGGCCTGGCCGACCGGATCGGCACGCTGGAGCCGGGCAAGCAGGCCGACCTGGTGGTCCTGGACGACGCGCTTCGGGTGCGCGCGGTGATGGTCGCGGGCGCGTGGGTGGACGAGCGCCGACCCTGA
- a CDS encoding ADP-ribosylglycohydrolase family protein: MAALWSRDRLQDFRARVRGCLVGGAIGDALGAGIEFLSLAEIREQHGSDGVTGYVTAYHRHGAITDDTQMTLFTVEGLIRAHVRRDTGAWHPPTDLHGAYLRWKATQSEWGPDERKDEGWLVREEWLYSSRAPGSACLRGLEDESVMGTLERPKNPDSKGCGAVMRSAPFGLLVGWRPELVFQLAVECAVLTHGHPTGYLAAGAFAVIVHAVMQGAPLEEGVRIALELVKSRPEHAETAHAIEAASAAVRAGVPSAERVEALGQGWTAEEALSIGLYCALVAPDMRTGLLLAVNHGGDSDSTGSICGNLLGAMHGDTVLPADLVAELEGRGAILQLADDFAMEMTQGTTLHGPEAGETCWTRRYPPT; encoded by the coding sequence ATGGCCGCACTGTGGTCCAGGGACCGTTTGCAGGACTTTCGGGCACGGGTACGGGGCTGTCTCGTCGGCGGCGCGATCGGGGACGCGCTCGGTGCCGGGATCGAGTTCCTGAGCCTTGCGGAGATCCGCGAACAGCACGGATCCGACGGGGTCACCGGCTACGTGACGGCGTACCACCGACACGGCGCGATCACCGACGACACGCAGATGACCCTGTTCACGGTGGAGGGGCTGATCCGCGCGCACGTGCGCCGGGACACCGGGGCCTGGCATCCGCCGACCGACCTGCACGGCGCCTACCTGCGCTGGAAGGCCACCCAGAGCGAATGGGGCCCCGACGAGCGCAAGGACGAGGGCTGGCTGGTTCGCGAGGAGTGGCTGTACAGCTCGCGCGCGCCCGGATCCGCGTGCCTGCGCGGGCTGGAGGACGAGAGCGTGATGGGCACGCTGGAGCGGCCCAAGAACCCCGACTCCAAGGGGTGCGGCGCGGTCATGCGCTCCGCGCCGTTCGGCCTGCTGGTCGGCTGGCGGCCCGAGCTGGTCTTCCAACTCGCGGTGGAATGCGCGGTGTTGACCCACGGACACCCCACCGGCTACCTCGCGGCGGGCGCGTTCGCGGTGATCGTGCACGCGGTCATGCAGGGCGCGCCGTTGGAGGAGGGCGTACGGATCGCCCTGGAGCTGGTGAAGTCCCGTCCGGAGCACGCAGAGACCGCGCACGCGATCGAGGCGGCGTCGGCCGCGGTGCGCGCCGGGGTGCCCTCGGCGGAGCGGGTCGAGGCGCTGGGCCAGGGCTGGACCGCCGAGGAGGCGCTGTCGATCGGGCTGTACTGCGCCCTGGTGGCCCCCGACATGCGCACCGGACTGCTGCTCGCGGTCAACCACGGCGGGGACAGCGACTCGACCGGGTCGATCTGCGGCAACCTGCTCGGCGCCATGCACGGCGACACCGTGCTGCCCGCCGACCTGGTCGCCGAACTCGAGGGCCGCGGTGCGATCCTGCAACTGGCCGACGACTTCGCGATGGAGATGACCCAGGGCACCACGCTGCACGGCCCCGAGGCGGGGGAGACCTGCTGGACCCGGCGCTACCCGCCGACCTGA
- a CDS encoding enoyl-CoA hydratase/isomerase family protein, producing the protein MINTTDPSIDAAEERMRLEVDEGTGIASLTLCRPEKLNAWSWEATRQLGIMADRIRFDERIRVVLLRAEGRAFCAGIDVTAPGGAITGRSGAERTRNYYEGLRWVHERFRAFARLPQPVVAGVQGYCLGFGFELALMADIRIAADDARFALPEAQIGVAVDAGGDIRIAREAGAGWAKLLSLTGRRIDAALAARLNLVQEVVPAADLDKAARAVAEEIAANAPLAVQGIKRSIDTFADANLDAALGLTAMSAALTLVSDDSVAGYAAKAARRSAEFEGR; encoded by the coding sequence GTGATCAACACCACCGACCCGAGCATCGACGCGGCCGAGGAACGCATGCGCCTGGAGGTCGACGAAGGCACCGGCATCGCGTCGTTGACCCTGTGCCGGCCGGAGAAGTTGAACGCGTGGAGCTGGGAGGCGACCCGGCAGTTGGGCATCATGGCCGACCGGATCCGCTTCGACGAGCGGATCCGGGTGGTCCTGCTGCGGGCCGAGGGGCGGGCGTTTTGCGCGGGCATCGACGTGACCGCGCCCGGCGGTGCGATCACCGGGCGCTCGGGGGCGGAGCGCACCCGCAACTACTACGAGGGTCTGCGCTGGGTACACGAGCGGTTTCGCGCCTTCGCGCGGCTGCCGCAGCCGGTGGTGGCGGGCGTGCAGGGCTACTGCCTGGGCTTCGGGTTCGAGTTGGCGCTGATGGCCGACATCCGGATCGCGGCCGACGACGCGCGGTTCGCGCTGCCCGAGGCGCAGATCGGGGTCGCGGTGGACGCCGGCGGCGACATCCGCATCGCCCGCGAGGCCGGCGCCGGGTGGGCCAAGCTGCTGTCGCTGACCGGGCGACGGATCGACGCGGCGCTGGCCGCCCGGTTGAACCTGGTCCAGGAGGTGGTGCCGGCGGCCGACCTGGACAAGGCCGCACGGGCCGTGGCCGAGGAGATCGCGGCCAACGCACCGCTGGCCGTACAGGGCATCAAACGCAGCATCGACACCTTCGCCGACGCCAACCTGGACGCGGCCCTCGGCCTGACGGCGATGTCGGCGGCCCTCACCCTGGTGTCGGACGACTCGGTGGCGGGCTACGCGGCCAAGGCCGCCCGCCGGTCGGCGGAGTTCGAAGGGAGATAG
- a CDS encoding N-acyl-D-amino-acid deacylase family protein, translating to MRRQHRGQRHRGQRSFAMLDHVITGATVVDGTGAPSFLGDVGIRDGRIVAVTPAGGITEEAASTENAEGLVLAPGFVDPHTHYDAQLHWDPYATPSVNHGVTTIIGGNCGFTLAPLKAEDADYTRRMMAKVEGMALPALENGVDWSWETFAQYLDKLEGRIAVNAGFMAGHCAIRRYVMGADSVGKEATPEQVAAMVAELGKAMEAGALGFSTGQSNHTDGDGNPVPSRHATPAEILALCEEVGKHEGTQLEVIVTGCLDKFSDDEIDLLVKMTTTAGRPMNWNVLTVDSAAPDRAPRQIHASEKAKEAGGRIVILTMPVLVPMNMSFLTYCALNLIPGWGPILSLPVPERIAKLRDADVRAQMLRNADSPEAGVFRRLADFGRYVIGDTYSEANEGLSGRVVADIAKERGQDDFWTLIEICINDDLRTVLWPMPTDNDQASWDLRQQVWDNEHVILGGSDAGAHLDRMCGATYTTRFLGDMLRGRKLVSLERAVQMLTTEPAELFGLKDRGRIAEGFHADLVLFDPATVGSGPARLMHDLPGDSPRLTSESTGVVSVRVNGVETIRDGQTTGAANGTLLRSGKDTRTVSV from the coding sequence GTGCGCAGGCAACACCGAGGGCAGCGACACCGAGGGCAGAGGAGCTTCGCCATGCTGGACCACGTCATCACCGGAGCCACCGTCGTCGACGGGACGGGCGCGCCGTCCTTCCTGGGTGACGTGGGCATCAGGGACGGCCGCATCGTCGCGGTCACCCCCGCCGGCGGCATCACCGAGGAAGCCGCGAGCACCGAGAACGCCGAGGGCCTGGTCCTGGCTCCCGGCTTCGTCGACCCGCACACCCACTACGACGCCCAGCTGCACTGGGACCCGTACGCCACCCCCTCGGTCAACCACGGCGTGACCACGATCATCGGCGGCAACTGCGGCTTCACCCTCGCGCCGCTCAAGGCCGAGGACGCCGACTACACGCGCCGGATGATGGCCAAGGTCGAGGGCATGGCGCTGCCCGCGCTGGAGAACGGCGTGGACTGGAGCTGGGAGACCTTCGCCCAGTACCTGGACAAGCTGGAGGGCCGGATCGCGGTGAACGCGGGCTTCATGGCCGGCCACTGTGCGATCCGCCGCTACGTGATGGGCGCCGACTCGGTCGGCAAGGAGGCCACGCCCGAGCAGGTCGCGGCGATGGTGGCGGAACTGGGCAAGGCGATGGAGGCCGGCGCGCTCGGCTTCTCCACCGGCCAGTCCAACCACACCGACGGCGACGGCAACCCGGTGCCCTCGCGGCATGCCACGCCCGCCGAGATCCTGGCGCTGTGCGAGGAGGTCGGCAAGCACGAGGGCACCCAGCTCGAAGTCATCGTGACCGGCTGTCTGGACAAGTTCTCCGACGACGAGATCGACCTGCTGGTCAAGATGACCACCACGGCCGGCCGCCCGATGAACTGGAACGTGCTCACCGTCGACTCGGCCGCGCCCGACCGCGCGCCCCGGCAGATCCACGCGTCGGAGAAGGCCAAGGAGGCGGGCGGGCGGATCGTGATCCTGACCATGCCGGTCCTGGTCCCGATGAACATGTCGTTCCTGACCTACTGCGCGCTGAACCTGATCCCGGGCTGGGGCCCGATCCTGTCCCTGCCGGTGCCCGAGCGGATCGCCAAGCTGCGCGACGCCGACGTGCGCGCACAGATGTTGCGCAACGCGGACAGCCCCGAGGCGGGCGTCTTTCGCCGACTGGCCGACTTCGGCCGCTACGTGATCGGCGACACCTACTCCGAGGCGAACGAGGGCCTGTCGGGGCGGGTGGTCGCCGACATCGCCAAGGAGCGCGGCCAGGACGACTTCTGGACGCTGATCGAGATCTGCATCAACGACGACCTGCGCACGGTGTTGTGGCCGATGCCCACCGACAACGACCAGGCGTCGTGGGACCTGCGGCAGCAGGTGTGGGACAACGAGCACGTGATCCTGGGCGGCTCGGACGCCGGCGCGCACCTGGACCGCATGTGCGGCGCGACCTACACCACCCGCTTCCTCGGCGACATGCTGCGCGGGCGCAAGCTGGTGTCGTTGGAGCGCGCGGTGCAGATGCTCACCACCGAGCCCGCCGAACTCTTCGGCCTCAAGGACCGCGGCCGAATCGCCGAGGGTTTCCACGCCGACCTGGTCCTGTTCGACCCGGCCACGGTCGGCTCCGGCCCGGCCCGCCTGATGCACGACCTGCCCGGCGACAGCCCGCGCCTGACGAGCGAGTCCACCGGCGTGGTCAGCGTCCGCGTCAACGGTGTGGAAACCATCCGCGACGGCCAAACCACCGGCGCCGCCAACGGCACCCTGCTGCGCAGCGGCAAGGACACGCGCACGGTTTCGGTCTGA
- a CDS encoding glucose 1-dehydrogenase → MGKLDGRVVLITGAARGQGVAEARLFAAEGARVVLGDILDEAGEAAAKEIGDAARYVHLDVSSEDDWRRAVEASVAAFGRLDGLVNNAGILAFEPIEEMSREAYLRIVEVNQLGTFLGMKAALPAMRAAGGPGTIVNIASYAGLAGMEGLVAYASTKGAVLAMTRVAALEAAPHIRVNAICPGGVRTPMTNPGDIEGLPSRPPAPGEPDPVSEVFGGIPLARIGEPDEIATAALYLTGPDSSYTTGTHIVVDGGWMAGVKLF, encoded by the coding sequence ATGGGCAAGCTGGACGGCAGGGTGGTCCTGATCACCGGCGCGGCACGCGGACAGGGTGTGGCGGAGGCCCGCCTGTTCGCGGCCGAGGGCGCGCGGGTGGTCCTCGGCGACATCCTCGACGAGGCGGGTGAGGCGGCGGCGAAGGAGATCGGCGACGCTGCGCGCTACGTCCACCTGGACGTGTCGAGCGAGGACGACTGGCGGCGGGCGGTGGAGGCCTCCGTCGCCGCGTTCGGCCGGCTCGACGGACTGGTCAACAACGCCGGGATCCTGGCCTTCGAGCCGATCGAGGAGATGTCCCGGGAGGCATATCTGCGGATCGTCGAGGTGAACCAGCTCGGTACGTTCCTGGGCATGAAGGCGGCGCTGCCCGCGATGCGGGCGGCCGGCGGCCCGGGCACGATCGTGAACATCGCCTCCTACGCGGGCCTGGCCGGCATGGAGGGCCTGGTCGCGTACGCCTCGACCAAGGGCGCGGTCCTGGCGATGACCCGGGTGGCCGCCCTGGAGGCCGCCCCGCACATCCGGGTCAACGCGATCTGCCCGGGCGGCGTCCGTACTCCGATGACCAATCCCGGGGACATCGAGGGCCTGCCCTCCCGGCCGCCCGCCCCGGGCGAGCCGGACCCGGTGAGCGAGGTCTTCGGCGGCATACCTCTGGCCCGCATCGGCGAGCCCGACGAGATCGCCACCGCGGCGCTGTACCTCACCGGGCCCGACAGTTCCTACACGACCGGCACCCACATCGTCGTCGACGGCGGCTGGATGGCCGGCGTGAAGCTCTTCTGA
- a CDS encoding bifunctional FO biosynthesis protein CofGH, translated as MTPTPNEGRPTESSMRRALRRARDGVMLDVSEAAVLLHARDADLDDLCASAARVRDAGLEAVGRTGVITYSRKVFIPLTRLCRDRCNYCTFVTVPGKLRREGHGMFLSPDEVLEIARDGAALGCKEALFTLGDRPEDRWPEAREWLDAHGYDDTLAYVRAMSIRVLEETGLLPHLNPGVLSWTDFQRLKPVSASMGMMLETTATRLWSEPGGPHYGSPDKEPAVRLRVLEDAGRSNVPFTTGLLIGIGETMTERAESIFAMRGIARQYGSIQEVIVQNFRAKPDTAMRGTPDADLVELAAAIAVSRIVLGPKMRIQAPPNLIGDEYALMIGAGIDDWGGVSPLTPDHVNPELAWPQIEFLAARTAEAGFTLHERLNVYPEVILRGEPWVDPRVLPHVRALSDPETGLAIEGRNPEGLPWQEPEDIFAAASGRTDLHVTIDTTGRTTDRRDDFDNVYGDWDALREQVAAGPAGSVVRLDSEVREALAQAAADPTRLTDDQALALFHCDGPAMDELARIADDLRREVNGDEITYIVNRNINFTNVCYTGCRFCAFAQRRTDADAYTLSLDQVGERAEQAWAVGATEVCMQGGIHPDLPGTAYFDIAREVKKRVPGMHVHAFSPMEVVNGATRTGMSIRDWLTAAKEAGLDTIPGTAAEILDDDVRWILTKGKLPAATWVEVVKTAHELGIRSSSTMMYGHVDTPAHWLGHLRLLGRIQDETGGFTEFVTLPFVHTNAPVYLAGIARPGPTLRDNRAVHAMARILLHGKIDNIQTSWVKLGVEGTNLMLQGGANDMGGTLMEETISRMAGADNGSKKSIAELEAMAASLGRRARQRTTTYGEVDAERQAIARRHDEDVDRIMLPILTN; from the coding sequence ATGACCCCGACTCCCAACGAGGGACGTCCCACCGAGAGTTCGATGCGGCGCGCGCTGCGGCGCGCCCGCGACGGGGTCATGCTCGACGTCTCCGAGGCGGCCGTGCTCCTGCACGCCCGCGACGCCGATCTCGACGACCTGTGCGCCTCGGCCGCGCGCGTGCGGGACGCCGGCCTGGAGGCGGTCGGCCGCACCGGCGTGATCACCTACAGCCGCAAGGTGTTCATCCCGCTCACCCGGCTGTGTCGGGACCGCTGCAACTACTGCACCTTCGTCACCGTCCCGGGCAAGCTCCGGCGCGAGGGCCACGGGATGTTCCTCAGCCCCGACGAGGTGCTCGAGATCGCTCGCGACGGCGCCGCGCTCGGCTGCAAGGAAGCCCTGTTCACCCTCGGCGACCGGCCCGAGGACCGCTGGCCCGAGGCCCGCGAGTGGCTGGACGCGCACGGATACGACGACACGCTCGCCTATGTGCGGGCGATGTCGATCCGGGTCCTGGAGGAGACCGGCCTGCTGCCGCACCTGAACCCCGGGGTGCTCTCCTGGACCGACTTCCAACGGCTCAAGCCGGTCAGCGCGTCGATGGGGATGATGCTGGAGACCACCGCGACCCGGCTGTGGTCCGAGCCCGGCGGTCCGCACTACGGCTCGCCCGACAAGGAACCGGCGGTGCGGCTGCGGGTGCTGGAGGACGCCGGGCGCTCCAACGTGCCGTTCACCACGGGTCTGCTGATCGGCATCGGCGAGACGATGACCGAGCGGGCCGAGTCGATCTTCGCGATGCGCGGGATCGCCCGGCAGTACGGCTCGATTCAGGAAGTCATCGTGCAGAACTTCCGCGCCAAGCCGGACACGGCGATGCGCGGCACCCCCGACGCCGACCTGGTCGAATTGGCCGCCGCGATCGCCGTCTCGCGGATCGTGCTCGGGCCGAAGATGCGCATCCAGGCGCCGCCGAACCTGATCGGCGACGAGTACGCGCTGATGATCGGGGCCGGGATCGACGACTGGGGCGGGGTCTCGCCGCTCACGCCCGACCACGTCAATCCCGAACTCGCCTGGCCACAGATCGAGTTCCTGGCGGCGCGCACCGCCGAGGCGGGCTTCACGCTGCACGAGCGGCTGAACGTGTACCCCGAGGTGATCCTGCGCGGCGAACCGTGGGTGGACCCCCGGGTGTTGCCGCACGTACGCGCGCTGTCCGACCCGGAGACCGGTCTCGCGATCGAGGGCCGCAACCCCGAGGGCCTGCCCTGGCAGGAACCCGAGGACATCTTCGCCGCCGCGTCCGGCCGCACCGACCTGCACGTGACGATCGACACCACCGGCCGCACCACCGACCGGCGCGACGACTTCGACAACGTCTACGGCGACTGGGACGCGCTGCGCGAGCAGGTCGCCGCCGGCCCCGCCGGATCGGTGGTCCGGCTCGACTCGGAGGTGCGCGAGGCACTGGCCCAAGCCGCCGCCGACCCGACCCGGCTGACCGACGACCAAGCCCTCGCGCTGTTCCACTGCGACGGCCCTGCCATGGACGAACTCGCCCGGATCGCCGACGACTTGCGTCGCGAGGTGAACGGCGACGAGATCACCTACATCGTCAACCGCAACATCAACTTCACCAACGTCTGCTACACCGGCTGCCGGTTCTGCGCGTTCGCCCAGCGCCGCACCGACGCCGACGCGTACACCCTCTCCCTGGACCAGGTGGGCGAGCGGGCCGAACAGGCGTGGGCGGTCGGCGCGACCGAGGTCTGCATGCAGGGCGGCATCCACCCCGACCTGCCCGGAACCGCCTACTTCGACATCGCCCGCGAGGTCAAGAAGCGGGTCCCGGGGATGCACGTGCACGCCTTCTCGCCGATGGAGGTGGTCAACGGCGCGACCCGCACCGGGATGTCCATCCGCGACTGGCTGACCGCCGCCAAGGAGGCGGGCCTGGACACCATCCCCGGCACCGCCGCCGAGATCCTGGACGACGACGTGCGCTGGATCCTGACCAAGGGCAAGCTGCCCGCCGCGACCTGGGTCGAGGTGGTCAAGACGGCGCACGAGCTGGGCATCCGCAGTTCCTCGACGATGATGTACGGCCACGTGGACACCCCCGCGCACTGGCTCGGCCACCTGCGCCTGCTCGGCCGGATCCAGGACGAGACCGGCGGCTTCACCGAGTTCGTCACCCTGCCCTTCGTACACACCAACGCCCCGGTGTACCTGGCCGGCATCGCCCGCCCCGGCCCGACCCTGCGGGACAACCGGGCCGTACACGCGATGGCCCGCATCCTGCTGCACGGCAAGATCGACAACATCCAGACCAGCTGGGTCAAGCTCGGCGTCGAGGGCACCAACCTGATGCTCCAGGGCGGCGCCAACGACATGGGCGGCACGCTCATGGAGGAGACCATCTCCCGGATGGCCGGCGCCGACAACGGCTCGAAGAAGTCGATCGCCGAACTGGAGGCGATGGCCGCCTCGCTCGGCCGCCGCGCCCGCCAGCGCACCACCACCTACGGCGAGGTGGACGCCGAGCGGCAGGCGATCGCCCGGCGCCACGACGAGGACGTCGACCGGATCATGCTGCCGATCCTGACCAACTGA
- a CDS encoding ROK family protein, which produces MPHVNITPSDLSGADCVVALDVGGTDIKGGVVDANGGLVYSERRPTGRTDGPNAVVAGIVDFAEALRDRAVELGGVPRAAGVVVPGIVDDAAGVAVWSASIQWREVPLRSLVADRLGLPAALSHDVRTGALAEGRLGAGRDCDNFLFVAIGTGLASVLVLNGRPYPGAHGQAGEIGHITVRPGGGKCTCGAVGCLEAHFSGPAIAHAFAEAAPGDDPPLSAAQVVARVAAGDRVAAAVWGQGLSAFADGLLTGLALYDPKLLVIGGGLSLAGEQLFNPLRTLLAERAVVQHVPPLVTAALGDEAGCRGAGLIAWDTLEVRG; this is translated from the coding sequence ATGCCGCACGTGAACATCACGCCGTCCGACCTGTCCGGCGCGGACTGCGTCGTCGCACTCGACGTCGGCGGCACCGACATCAAGGGCGGCGTCGTCGACGCGAACGGCGGCCTGGTCTACTCCGAGCGGCGTCCGACCGGACGCACCGACGGCCCCAACGCGGTGGTCGCGGGGATCGTCGACTTCGCCGAGGCGCTGCGCGATCGGGCGGTCGAACTCGGCGGGGTGCCGCGCGCGGCGGGTGTGGTGGTGCCGGGCATCGTGGACGACGCGGCGGGCGTGGCGGTGTGGTCGGCCAGCATCCAGTGGCGCGAGGTGCCGCTGCGCTCGCTGGTCGCCGACCGGCTGGGGCTGCCGGCGGCTTTGAGCCACGACGTGCGTACCGGCGCGCTCGCCGAGGGCCGGTTGGGCGCGGGGCGCGACTGCGACAACTTCCTGTTCGTGGCGATCGGCACCGGGCTCGCCTCGGTGCTGGTGCTGAACGGTCGCCCCTACCCGGGCGCGCACGGGCAGGCCGGCGAAATCGGGCACATCACGGTGCGCCCCGGCGGGGGTAAATGTACGTGTGGGGCGGTCGGTTGTCTGGAGGCGCACTTCTCCGGACCCGCGATCGCGCACGCCTTTGCCGAGGCCGCGCCGGGCGACGACCCGCCGCTGAGCGCGGCCCAGGTGGTCGCCCGGGTCGCCGCGGGCGATCGGGTCGCGGCCGCGGTGTGGGGTCAGGGGTTGTCCGCGTTCGCGGACGGTCTGCTCACCGGACTCGCCCTGTACGACCCGAAGTTGCTGGTCATCGGCGGCGGACTCTCGCTTGCCGGGGAGCAGTTGTTCAACCCATTGCGGACGCTGCTCGCCGAGCGCGCCGTGGTCCAACACGTGCCGCCGCTGGTCACCGCGGCACTCGGAGACGAGGCCGGTTGCCGAGGCGCCGGACTGATCGCGTGGGACACCTTGGAGGTGCGCGGGTGA